In Oncorhynchus nerka isolate Pitt River unplaced genomic scaffold, Oner_Uvic_2.0 unplaced_scaffold_897, whole genome shotgun sequence, the DNA window TATCCAGTTCTTCTGAAATACTTTGCTTTGGTTAAACCTCCCTTTTGAATGATAATTTGCAGAACAATGCATAGAGGAAGTAAACTGTACATAGTTCACAACCAACGAGGAACCATTTTATCCTCTCATTGATTGACGTAAGACCCCATAGCACTCTTATAGGCCGATTTCATCATCAAACTCATCTTCAAATGTGTAGCCCTGTCCAttgtctcccccttcctcctcctcctcctcctcctcctcggaaTCAGTCTCTGAGTGACAGTTGTCAACCCTCCTCCTGTCCAATGGGGTGACACCCTCATACCCTGAGCTGTGTGAGGAGGCGGGACTGGAAGGTGAATCCGCCTTGTGGTTTGTGGGCTGTACCTCTATTCCCACGATTGGCAAGCTGATGacgttgttccctctctctcgatCTTCCTCGGTGGGACTCACATACTCTTCCTCAACATCTAACCCCTGACCTTCCTCCTCTGACGCTTGGCGAATGATCTCCTCTCGTTTGTCGCTGAATCTCACCTTCGGCCTCTGGCCTTTGGCCTTGATCCCTCCAGTCCCCTCTATTATCATTCCATGTCCCACCTCATCTCCCTCGATCTCTAAAAGCTTCTTCTCATTCAGCTTGTTCCTTATGCTGACAGACTGATCCTCCGCCGCCATTTTAAAATTCTCCACTTCAACGACAAGACTTTTGCTTGGA includes these proteins:
- the LOC115119445 gene encoding uncharacterized protein LOC115119445 — encoded protein: MKRGIVRREEEKHERNQTVMPLHKSSHKAPRLDPTMISAPLGDFRHTMHIGRGGDAFGDTSFLATVGPSSDPGSPGATATNDSMAPVDSETPLNHTDDVTDGFGSPLNSELQHSESVSSFTLDMDFDLGPSIMGDVLGVMDGLGLNSDWTRTRANEEDVSSPSKSLVVEVENFKMAAEDQSVSIRNKLNEKKLLEIEGDEVGHGMIIEGTGGIKAKGQRPKVRFSDKREEIIRQASEEEGQGLDVEEEYVSPTEEDRERGNNVISLPIVGIEVQPTNHKADSPSSPASSHSSGYEGVTPLDRRRVDNCHSETDSEEEEEEEEEGGDNGQGYTFEDEFDDEIGL